The Pyrus communis chromosome 9, drPyrComm1.1, whole genome shotgun sequence genome has a segment encoding these proteins:
- the LOC137745318 gene encoding uncharacterized protein produces MSESDHQNPNPPAMPEPKTRPVGGTELSWCKAVPSGTGITVLALLLSRPPNFSNLQTALHSLQNSHPILRSKHHFDPATGTYSFLTPPTPHLQIQPFDLPSTAPILQINPDNITPLHQILEHELNLNTWQNLDPSLQSDTDVMYASTYAISESRWVLVLRLHTSACDRAAAVAVLKELLGELKSTGGGAAERELKGDGEVSLGIEDLIPNGKANKPFWARGVDMLGYSLNSLRLSNLEFQDVSSERRSQVVKLQLSPEDTDRLLAGCKSRDIKLCGALAAAGMIAARASKQLPDHQWEKYGVVTLLDCRPILDPPLSINHLGFYHSAIMNTHDINGEGNTLWDLAKRCYTSFAGAKNSNKHFTDMADLNFLMCKAIENPGLTQSSAMRTAFISVFEDTVIDESSEVNKELGVEDYEGCASVHGVGPSIAIFDTIRDGCLNCACVYPSPLHSREQMQDLMDRMKSILVDGCKDVEGES; encoded by the exons ATGTCGGAGTCGGATCATCAAAACCCCAACCCACCAGCAATGCCGGAGCCCAAGACCCGACCCGTCGGCGGGACTGAGCTCAGCTGGTGCAAAGCCGTCCCTAGCGGCACCGGCATAACAGTCCTAGCCCTCCTCCTCTCGAGACCCCCAAACTTCTCAAATCTCCAAACTGCCCTCCACAGCCTCCAAAATTCCCACCCCATCCTCCGCTCGAAACACCACTTCGACCCCGCCACCGGTACCTACTCCTTCCTCACTCCCCCCACCCCTCACCTCCAAATCCAGCCGTTCGATCTCCCATCAACGGCTCCCATTCTCCAAATCAACCCCGACAATATCACCCCGTTGCATCAGATCCTCGAGCACGAGCTGAACTTGAACACGTGGCAAAACCTCGATCCCTCGTTGCAATCCGACACGGACGTGATGTATGCGAGCACGTACGCGATAAGCGAGTCGCGGTGGGTACTGGTGCTCCGCCTGCACACGTCAGCATGCGACCGCGCGGCGGCCGTGGCGGTGCTGAAGGAGCTGCTGGGGGAGTTGAAGTCAACGGGGGGAGGAGCGGCAGAGAGGGAATTAAAGGGAGACGGGGAGGTGAGTTTGGGAATAGAAGATTTGATCCCGAACGGGAAGGCGAATAAGCCGTTTTGGGCGCGTGGGGTAGACATGCTGGGGTACTCTTTGAATTCGCTGAGGCTGTCGAACCTGGAGTTCCAAGACGTGAGTTCAGAAAGGCGCTCCCAGGTGGTGAAATTACAGTTGAGCCCAGAAGATACCGACAGGCTGCTCGCT GGTTGTAAGTCTAGAGATATAAAATTATGCGGAGCCTTGGCAGCTGCTGGAATGATTGCTGCCCGTGCCTCTAAGCAGCTTCCCGATCATCAATGGGAGAAGTATGGTGTTGTAACCCTACTCGATTGTCGGCCAATTCTTGATCCACCCCTCTCTATCAATCATCTCG GGTTTTATCATTCTGCCATCATGAACACGCATGACATCAACGGAGAAGGCAATACATTGTGGGATCTGGCAAAGAGATGCTACACGTCCTTTGCCGGTGCCAAGAACTCTAACAAGCATTTCACGGACATGGCAGACCTCAACTTTCTCATGTGCAAGGCTATTGAAAACCCTGGCTTGACCCAATCATCGGCAATGAGAACTGCCTTTATCTCAGTGTTTGAGGACACCGTGATTGATGAGTCTAGTGAAGTCAACAAAGAGCTTGGGGTTGAGGACTATGAGGGTTGCGCTTCAGTCCATGGAGTTGGCCCCTCCATAGCCATTTTCGACACCATACGTGATGGATGCTTGAACTGTGCTTGTGTTTATCCGTCTCCATTGCATTCGAGGGAACAAATGCAGGACTTGATGGACCGCATGAAGAGCATTCTTGTGGACGGTTGTAAGGATGTTGAGGGTGAGAGCTAG
- the LOC137744568 gene encoding auxin-induced protein 15A-like: MVSFKELAKKVKVMGGAEREPSHHEYLLRNSEQGGSPSAQTPTGFLALYVGEERQRFLVPTSSLSHPLFKMLLEKAYNEYGFQQRYGLVVPCSVSAFEEVLNAVECSNGKFDFGELAEEFIS, translated from the coding sequence ATGGTGAGTTTCAAAGAGCTAGCAAAGAAAGTGAAGGTTATGGGAGGAGCTGAGAGAGAACCATCACACCATGAGTATCTGCTGAGGAATTCAGAGCAAGGAGGCTCTCCGTCGGCGCAAACGCCGACTGGGTTTTTGGCCCTGTATGTAGGGGAGGAGCGCCAGAGGTTTCTGGTGCCAACAAGCTCCCTTTCTCATCCACTCTTCAAGATGCTTCTGGAGAAAGCTTACAACGAGTACGGCTTTCAGCAGAGATATGGGCTTGTGGTGCCCTGCAGCGTCTCAGCTTTTGAGGAGGTTTTGAATGCTGTGGAATGCAGCAACGGCAAGTTTGATTTTGGTGAACTTGCTGAGGAGTTTATTTCATGA